From the Micromonospora lupini genome, one window contains:
- the mptB gene encoding polyprenol phosphomannose-dependent alpha 1,6 mannosyltransferase MptB: protein MTEPGARLSRYGGLAGAILLTVAGYLGGALPDAPLGATPVSIWRAPGGPATLTCWLIGTALLVGAWWSLRAGAPSGRWAYVTAGLWILPLLVAPPLGSRDVYSYACQGWTYARGVDPYAVPVAAAGCPWLDAVAPIWRDTPAPYGPVFVLLAALAVGVGGGLTGTVVALRVIAVAGLLLAAFCLPGLARAAGVPTRRAAWLALAAPVIGVHLVGGAHNDAVMLGLLLCGLLVAIRRPGRPAALLVAGALLGLAVTVKATAVVVTPFAALAAVHGRHTVRALLRDGGWLAGGLLAAPLVTSALSGLGFGWVGGLTRSGDSEQWTSPPTAVGLVVDYVGALAGRDPQAVPVVRAVALLLLAVLLVVLWCRAWRDLRASGDPALARRWSGPGSSARPWVTLHGAGLALAATVTLSPVFHPWYATWPLALLALTATRTTWFLLPAGAATFLALPDGTNLARFTKAPGAVAMTALVLFLLLRIRHHGHQRSPAGHDRARTWL, encoded by the coding sequence GTGACCGAACCCGGCGCGCGCCTCTCCCGGTACGGGGGCCTGGCCGGCGCGATCCTGCTCACCGTCGCCGGGTACCTCGGTGGAGCGCTGCCGGACGCCCCGCTGGGCGCGACACCTGTGTCGATCTGGCGAGCCCCGGGCGGCCCGGCGACGCTCACCTGCTGGCTCATCGGCACGGCGCTGCTGGTCGGGGCCTGGTGGTCGCTGCGCGCCGGGGCGCCGTCGGGCCGGTGGGCGTACGTCACCGCCGGGCTGTGGATCCTGCCGCTGCTTGTCGCGCCGCCGCTGGGCAGCCGGGACGTCTACTCGTACGCCTGTCAGGGCTGGACGTACGCGCGCGGCGTCGACCCGTACGCGGTTCCGGTGGCGGCGGCCGGCTGCCCGTGGCTGGACGCGGTGGCGCCGATCTGGCGGGACACGCCCGCTCCGTACGGGCCGGTCTTCGTGCTGCTCGCGGCGCTCGCGGTGGGTGTCGGTGGTGGGCTCACCGGGACTGTCGTGGCGCTGCGGGTCATCGCCGTGGCGGGCCTGCTGCTGGCCGCGTTCTGCCTGCCCGGCCTGGCGCGGGCGGCGGGCGTGCCGACCCGTCGTGCCGCCTGGTTGGCGCTGGCCGCCCCGGTGATCGGCGTGCACCTGGTGGGCGGGGCGCACAACGACGCCGTGATGCTCGGGCTGCTGCTGTGCGGGCTGCTGGTGGCGATTCGGCGACCGGGTCGACCGGCGGCGCTGCTCGTCGCCGGGGCACTGCTCGGCCTGGCGGTCACGGTGAAGGCCACCGCCGTGGTGGTGACGCCGTTCGCCGCGCTGGCCGCGGTGCACGGCCGGCACACCGTACGGGCGCTGCTGCGCGACGGCGGCTGGCTGGCCGGCGGGCTGCTGGCCGCGCCGCTTGTCACCTCGGCGCTGTCCGGCCTCGGGTTCGGCTGGGTGGGCGGGCTGACCCGCAGCGGCGACTCCGAACAGTGGACGTCACCGCCCACCGCCGTCGGCCTGGTGGTGGACTACGTCGGCGCGCTGGCCGGGCGAGACCCGCAGGCGGTGCCTGTGGTCCGGGCGGTGGCGCTGCTGCTGCTCGCGGTCCTGCTTGTGGTCCTGTGGTGCAGGGCCTGGCGGGACCTGCGGGCCTCGGGTGATCCGGCCCTGGCCCGCCGTTGGTCGGGTCCAGGTAGCTCAGCCCGCCCCTGGGTCACGCTGCACGGCGCCGGCCTGGCCCTGGCCGCCACCGTGACCCTGTCCCCGGTCTTCCACCCCTGGTACGCGACCTGGCCGCTGGCGCTGCTCGCGCTCACCGCCACCCGCACCACGTGGTTCCTGCTGCCGGCCGGGGCGGCGACCTTCCTGGCCCTGCCCGACGGCACCAACCTGGCCCGCTTCACGAAGGCCCCGGGCGCGGTGGCGATGACCGCCCTGGTCCTGTTCCTGCTCCTCCGGATCCGGCACCACGGACACCAGCGCTCGCCCGCTGGTCACGATCGCGCTCGAACATGGTTGTAG
- a CDS encoding helix-turn-helix transcriptional regulator — MTVRAASSVLVGRQREITTLRDALGRAGKGEPATVLVGGEAGVGKTRLLEEFAAGAAAAGARVLVGQCLELGEAGLPFAPFAAALRAVLRADGAEVFAGYEAEFARLLPELGRMPAGLAAPSVRPLTDAPRGYLFDLVAELFQRLADARPLLLIIEDLHWADRSTRDLIGFLVRAVRPGRLLLVCTYRTDELQRGHPLRPFLAELDRARDVERVELGRLDRDGTGAILADLLGGEPAPRAVDDIHDRTQGNPFFIEELAVAGSPLGCAALPETLRDLLLARVDRLPEPAQRVLRIAAAGGTRFAHGLLAEVAGLPEAELEDALRAAVAAQLVVADHDGDYEFRHALVREAVHDELLPGEHARLHARFAAAIEAQPHLVVAGRAPAEIAHHWHAAHDHPRALVAARVAACAAADRYAYAEQRRLLERALELWELVPDAADLLGMDHLALLEQTLDAAVTAGDFSRAITLTRAGLAEVDADAEPLRAARLLDQRGRLMALLGKSDGRRELDEAYRLAAGGPLGVERVRLLADIAAHLVKIDPEQAARVAAEASTDAETLGEELVLLPTRIALLCRQQHGDRLAELGRAETVAEAAGDTAALVLVKVFQSDVLGELGRYAESAQAAEAGLAEARRVGIGRSTGAYLLSNRAEALIALGRWDEAEKVCAEAARIDLSGVTGLHWLQLGAGLRLARAHPGADEMVDRALAFLGRPYLWPNHRLPLHELGIEAALAADDKVEAVRAARVAVADDSLPHLPREGWPVLSAGARTAARVGDGELGAAVAALAADLPTRHPAARAHAAQVSALLAADDEALPAWREAVLAWRADGQPYPLGRALVALAEAAAAAGERDEVSAAVTEAAGIARLLGATPLAETAATLARRVGLRGTGTGGAGADLLTSREREVLRLVAEGHSNSRIAERLFISPKTASVHVSRIIAKLDVTNRGEAAALAHRLGLLAEPAAPR; from the coding sequence GTGACCGTACGTGCCGCCAGTTCCGTTCTCGTCGGCCGCCAGCGTGAGATCACGACGCTGCGGGACGCGCTGGGCCGGGCCGGGAAGGGCGAGCCGGCCACAGTCCTGGTCGGTGGCGAGGCGGGCGTGGGCAAGACCCGGCTGCTGGAGGAGTTCGCGGCCGGGGCCGCCGCCGCGGGCGCTCGGGTGCTCGTCGGGCAGTGCCTGGAGCTGGGCGAGGCGGGCCTGCCGTTCGCGCCGTTCGCCGCGGCCCTGCGCGCGGTGCTGCGGGCCGACGGCGCCGAGGTCTTCGCCGGCTACGAGGCGGAGTTCGCCCGCCTGCTGCCGGAGCTGGGCCGGATGCCGGCGGGGCTGGCCGCGCCGAGCGTACGACCACTCACCGACGCCCCCCGCGGCTACCTGTTCGACCTGGTCGCCGAGCTGTTCCAGCGGCTCGCCGACGCCCGGCCGCTGCTGCTGATCATCGAGGACCTGCACTGGGCGGACCGCTCCACCCGGGACCTGATCGGTTTCCTGGTCCGGGCCGTGCGGCCGGGGCGACTGCTGCTGGTCTGCACCTACCGCACCGACGAGTTGCAGCGCGGCCATCCGCTGCGTCCGTTCCTCGCCGAGCTGGACCGGGCACGCGATGTCGAGCGGGTCGAGCTGGGTCGGCTGGACCGCGACGGCACCGGCGCGATCCTCGCCGACCTGCTCGGCGGCGAGCCGGCCCCCCGTGCCGTCGACGACATCCACGACCGTACGCAGGGCAACCCCTTCTTCATCGAGGAGTTGGCCGTCGCCGGCTCCCCGCTGGGCTGCGCGGCGCTGCCCGAGACGCTGCGCGACCTGCTGCTGGCCCGGGTGGACCGGTTGCCCGAGCCGGCCCAGCGGGTGCTGCGGATCGCCGCGGCCGGCGGCACCCGCTTCGCCCACGGTCTGCTCGCCGAGGTCGCCGGCCTGCCCGAGGCCGAGCTGGAGGACGCGTTGCGCGCCGCCGTCGCCGCCCAACTGGTGGTGGCCGACCACGACGGCGACTACGAGTTCCGGCACGCGCTGGTCCGCGAGGCCGTGCACGACGAGTTGCTGCCCGGTGAGCACGCCCGACTGCACGCGCGGTTCGCCGCCGCGATCGAGGCCCAGCCGCACCTGGTCGTCGCCGGCCGCGCCCCGGCCGAGATCGCCCACCACTGGCACGCGGCGCACGATCACCCCCGTGCCCTGGTCGCCGCGCGGGTCGCGGCCTGTGCCGCCGCCGACCGGTACGCCTACGCCGAGCAGCGTCGACTGCTGGAGCGGGCGTTGGAGCTGTGGGAGCTGGTGCCCGACGCGGCCGACCTGCTCGGCATGGACCACCTGGCGTTGCTGGAGCAGACCCTGGACGCGGCGGTGACCGCAGGCGACTTCAGTCGGGCCATCACGTTGACACGTGCCGGACTGGCCGAGGTGGACGCCGACGCCGAGCCGCTGCGTGCCGCCCGCCTGCTGGACCAGCGGGGCCGACTGATGGCCCTGCTCGGCAAGAGCGACGGCAGGCGGGAGCTGGACGAGGCGTACCGCCTGGCGGCCGGCGGGCCCCTCGGGGTGGAGCGCGTCCGGCTGCTGGCCGACATCGCCGCCCACCTGGTCAAGATCGATCCTGAGCAGGCGGCCCGGGTCGCCGCCGAGGCGAGCACGGACGCCGAGACGCTCGGTGAGGAGCTGGTCCTGCTGCCCACGCGGATCGCCCTGCTCTGCCGCCAGCAACACGGGGACCGGCTGGCCGAGTTGGGCAGGGCCGAGACCGTGGCCGAGGCGGCCGGGGACACGGCGGCTCTCGTGCTGGTCAAGGTGTTCCAGTCGGACGTGCTCGGCGAGCTGGGCCGCTACGCCGAGTCGGCGCAGGCGGCCGAGGCCGGGCTGGCCGAGGCGCGGCGGGTGGGGATCGGCCGCTCGACCGGTGCGTACCTGCTGTCCAACCGGGCCGAGGCGCTCATCGCGCTGGGTCGGTGGGACGAGGCCGAGAAGGTCTGCGCGGAGGCCGCCCGGATCGACCTGTCAGGCGTCACCGGGCTGCACTGGCTGCAGTTGGGCGCCGGGCTGCGGCTGGCGCGGGCGCACCCGGGCGCCGACGAGATGGTCGACCGGGCGTTGGCCTTCCTCGGCCGGCCCTACCTGTGGCCGAATCACCGGCTGCCCCTGCACGAGCTGGGCATCGAGGCGGCGCTGGCCGCCGACGACAAGGTCGAGGCGGTACGCGCGGCCCGTGTCGCGGTGGCCGACGACAGCCTGCCGCACCTGCCCCGCGAGGGTTGGCCGGTGCTGAGCGCCGGGGCGCGTACCGCCGCCCGGGTGGGTGACGGGGAGCTGGGCGCCGCCGTCGCCGCGCTCGCGGCCGACCTGCCGACGCGGCACCCGGCCGCACGGGCGCACGCCGCCCAGGTCAGCGCCCTGCTGGCGGCCGACGACGAGGCGTTGCCGGCGTGGCGGGAGGCGGTGCTGGCGTGGCGGGCCGACGGGCAGCCGTACCCGCTGGGTCGGGCGTTGGTGGCGCTGGCCGAGGCCGCCGCCGCGGCCGGCGAGCGGGACGAGGTGTCGGCGGCGGTCACCGAGGCCGCGGGGATCGCCCGGCTGCTCGGCGCGACGCCGCTGGCCGAGACGGCTGCCACCCTGGCGCGGCGGGTCGGCCTGCGCGGGACGGGCACCGGCGGTGCCGGGGCCGATCTGCTGACGTCCCGGGAACGGGAGGTGCTGCGGCTGGTCGCCGAGGGGCACAGCAACAGCCGGATCGCCGAGCGGTTGTTCATCTCACCGAAGACGGCAAGCGTGCACGTCTCCCGGATCATCGCCAAGCTGGACGTCACCAACCGGGGCGAGGCCGCCGCGCTGGCCCACCGTCTCGGCCTGCTCGCCGAGCCCGCCGCGCCCCGCTGA
- the mptB gene encoding polyprenol phosphomannose-dependent alpha 1,6 mannosyltransferase MptB, whose product MPHHLARWTGLAGSALLAVAAFLGGALPGSPLRSTPVSIWQGPHGPLVLVAWLLGTALLGYAWWSLRDSVPSTRWALVTIGLWLLPVLIAPPLASRDVYAYACQGASYAAGINPYEQGVSALPCPWLDTISYIWRDTPAPYGPLFVVLSGAVVKATGSLTGAIVVFRLIAVAGVALTAASLPVLARRAGVPAGRAVWLTLACPLVAVHLVGGAHNDALMVGLLVAGLAVIASRPGRPGPLLAGGVLLGLAAAIKVTALVVVPFAALAAIVGGYSIRALIRHGGWVVGAAVAVVVGVTFAAGLDFGWVGGLARGGDVIAWTSPSTAVGQTVGYLAVPFGGHVDALPATRGIGMAVLALLLVWLWWRARTREPLWHAALALAATVALAPLFHPWYWIWPLAVLAATARRTGWFTVVALVASFLVLPDGTGLPRFTKSVGAPLMTLLVIVLVIRLVRSARAARQPVAAD is encoded by the coding sequence GTGCCTCACCACCTCGCGCGCTGGACCGGACTGGCGGGCTCGGCGTTGCTCGCCGTCGCCGCGTTCCTCGGCGGCGCCCTGCCCGGGTCGCCCCTGCGCTCCACCCCGGTCAGCATCTGGCAGGGCCCGCACGGGCCACTGGTCCTCGTCGCATGGTTGCTCGGCACCGCGCTGCTGGGGTACGCCTGGTGGTCGCTGCGCGACAGCGTGCCGTCGACCCGCTGGGCGCTTGTCACCATCGGGCTGTGGCTGCTGCCGGTGCTGATCGCGCCGCCGCTGGCCAGCCGCGACGTCTACGCGTACGCCTGCCAGGGCGCCAGCTACGCCGCCGGGATCAACCCGTACGAGCAGGGCGTCTCGGCGCTGCCCTGCCCCTGGTTGGACACGATCTCCTACATCTGGCGCGACACCCCGGCGCCGTACGGGCCGCTGTTCGTGGTGCTCTCCGGCGCGGTGGTCAAGGCCACCGGCTCGTTGACCGGCGCGATCGTGGTGTTCCGGCTGATCGCCGTGGCGGGGGTGGCGCTGACCGCGGCCAGCCTGCCGGTGCTGGCCCGACGAGCCGGCGTACCGGCCGGTCGGGCCGTCTGGCTGACGCTCGCCTGCCCGCTCGTCGCCGTGCACCTGGTGGGCGGCGCGCACAACGACGCCCTGATGGTCGGCCTGCTGGTCGCCGGGCTGGCGGTGATCGCCTCCCGACCCGGACGCCCCGGCCCGCTGCTCGCCGGTGGCGTGCTGCTCGGCCTGGCCGCCGCGATCAAGGTGACGGCGCTTGTCGTGGTGCCCTTCGCGGCGCTGGCCGCGATCGTCGGCGGGTACTCGATCCGCGCGCTGATCCGTCACGGCGGGTGGGTGGTCGGCGCCGCGGTAGCCGTCGTCGTCGGGGTGACCTTCGCGGCGGGACTGGACTTCGGCTGGGTCGGCGGCCTGGCCCGGGGCGGCGACGTGATCGCCTGGACGTCGCCGTCGACCGCGGTCGGGCAGACAGTCGGCTACCTGGCGGTGCCCTTCGGCGGGCACGTCGACGCCCTCCCGGCCACCCGGGGGATCGGCATGGCCGTGCTGGCGCTGCTGCTGGTGTGGCTGTGGTGGCGGGCCCGCACCCGGGAGCCGCTGTGGCACGCCGCCCTGGCGCTGGCCGCCACTGTCGCCCTCGCGCCGCTGTTCCACCCCTGGTACTGGATCTGGCCCCTCGCGGTGCTCGCGGCCACCGCTCGACGTACCGGATGGTTCACGGTGGTCGCGCTTGTCGCGTCGTTCCTGGTGCTGCCGGACGGCACCGGGCTGCCCCGGTTCACCAAGTCGGTCGGTGCGCCGCTGATGACGCTGTTGGTGATCGTGCTGGTCATCCGGTTGGTACGGTCGGCTCGGGCGGCCCGTCAGCCGGTCGCCGCCGACTGA
- a CDS encoding DUF4191 domain-containing protein, whose translation MAKPQEKVSFGQRLKQIGMVFQFTAKQDRWFAPLVAAAVLIPLALTVVAVILWSWIWLPLGILFALLAVLIVLNLRSNAAMMNAAEGQPGAAAQIMDNMRGDWRVTPAVSSTTQMDMVHLVIGRPGVILLAEGNPQRVRGLLGQEKRRLAKVIGSAPLHDYVIGQQEGELPIRKLRTTLLRLPRALNGKDVNALDKRLKALTARPQMPKGAIPKNMRPPGASRQSRGR comes from the coding sequence ATGGCAAAGCCCCAGGAGAAGGTCTCGTTCGGCCAGCGGCTGAAGCAGATCGGGATGGTGTTCCAGTTCACCGCCAAGCAGGATCGGTGGTTTGCGCCGCTGGTCGCCGCAGCGGTGCTCATCCCGCTCGCGCTCACCGTGGTCGCGGTGATCCTCTGGAGCTGGATCTGGCTGCCGCTGGGCATCCTGTTCGCCCTGCTCGCGGTGCTGATCGTGCTCAACCTGCGGTCCAACGCGGCGATGATGAACGCCGCCGAGGGGCAGCCCGGCGCGGCGGCGCAGATCATGGACAACATGCGCGGCGACTGGCGGGTCACCCCGGCCGTCAGCTCGACCACCCAGATGGACATGGTCCACCTGGTGATCGGCCGGCCGGGCGTGATCCTGCTGGCCGAGGGCAACCCGCAGCGGGTGCGCGGCCTGCTCGGGCAGGAGAAGCGGCGGCTGGCCAAGGTCATCGGCTCCGCACCGCTGCACGACTACGTGATCGGTCAGCAGGAGGGCGAGCTGCCGATCCGCAAGCTGCGGACGACGCTGCTGCGGCTGCCCCGCGCGCTCAACGGCAAGGACGTCAACGCGCTGGACAAGCGACTCAAGGCGCTCACCGCCCGGCCGCAGATGCCCAAGGGCGCGATCCCCAAGAACATGCGGCCGCCGGGCGCCTCCCGCCAGTCGCGGGGCCGCTGA
- a CDS encoding RDD family protein — MTGPHVPAAPATDPTFTPPSLGRRFGALIIDWVLCLLVANIFADPVRDGWAPVLVLILEYGIFLGLFAQTPGMYITKVRCVNWHDGGRIGLPRALARGVLLALVVPALIMDEHRRGVHDRLVDSVIVDAPRG; from the coding sequence GTGACAGGTCCGCACGTCCCGGCAGCGCCGGCCACCGACCCCACCTTCACCCCACCGAGCCTCGGTAGGCGCTTCGGCGCGCTGATCATCGACTGGGTGCTGTGCCTGCTGGTGGCCAACATCTTCGCCGACCCGGTACGCGACGGCTGGGCGCCGGTGCTGGTGCTGATCCTGGAGTACGGCATCTTCCTCGGCCTCTTCGCCCAGACGCCGGGCATGTACATCACCAAGGTCCGCTGCGTGAACTGGCACGACGGCGGCCGGATCGGCCTGCCCCGCGCGCTGGCCCGGGGCGTGCTGCTGGCGCTCGTCGTCCCCGCGCTGATCATGGACGAGCACCGTCGTGGCGTGCACGACCGCCTCGTCGACTCGGTCATCGTCGACGCCCCCCGCGGCTGA
- the glnA gene encoding type I glutamate--ammonia ligase, which translates to MFANPEELLRYLKNEDVKFVDVRFCDLPGVMQHFNLPVESVNDDLFTDGLAFDGSSIRGFQAIHESDMLLLPDVATAFIDPFRAQKTLALNFFIHDPFTREAYSRDPRNVAKKAEAYLAASGIADTAYFGAEAEFYIFDSIRHETSAHQSFYYIDSIEGAWNTGRDEAGGNLGYKTAYKGGYFPVPPVDHYADLRDSIVRRLVDTGFNVERSHHEVGTAGQSEINYRFSTLLHAGDQLQLFKYIVKNEAWANGKTATFMPKPLFGDNGSGMHTHQSLWLNGEPLFYDETGYAGLSDMARWYIGGLLHHAPSLLAFTNPTVNSYRRLVPGYEAPVNLVYSQRNRSACTRIPVTGSNAKAKRVEFRVPDPSANVYLAFSAMMMAGLDGIKSKIEPPTPIDKDLYDLPPEEWGDVKQVPGSLPAVLDSLEADHDYLLDGGVFTPDLISTWVDWKRANEVDPVRLRPTPHEFAMYYDC; encoded by the coding sequence GTGTTCGCCAATCCCGAGGAACTGCTGCGATACCTCAAGAACGAGGACGTGAAGTTCGTCGACGTTCGTTTCTGTGACCTGCCCGGCGTGATGCAGCACTTCAACCTGCCGGTCGAGTCCGTCAACGACGACCTCTTCACCGACGGCCTCGCGTTCGACGGTTCGTCGATCCGCGGTTTCCAGGCGATCCACGAGTCGGACATGCTCCTGCTCCCGGATGTCGCCACCGCGTTCATCGACCCGTTCCGGGCGCAGAAGACCCTCGCGCTCAACTTCTTCATCCACGACCCGTTCACCCGCGAGGCGTACAGCCGCGACCCGCGCAACGTGGCGAAGAAGGCCGAGGCGTACCTGGCGGCGAGCGGCATCGCCGACACCGCCTACTTCGGCGCCGAGGCGGAGTTCTACATCTTCGACTCGATCCGCCACGAGACCTCGGCGCACCAGTCGTTCTACTACATCGACTCGATCGAGGGCGCCTGGAACACCGGCCGCGATGAGGCGGGCGGCAACCTCGGTTACAAGACCGCGTACAAGGGCGGCTACTTCCCGGTGCCGCCGGTCGACCACTACGCCGACCTGCGTGACTCGATCGTGCGCCGGCTCGTCGACACCGGCTTCAACGTGGAGCGCTCGCACCACGAGGTGGGCACCGCCGGCCAGTCCGAGATCAACTACCGGTTCTCGACCCTGCTGCACGCCGGTGACCAGCTTCAGCTCTTCAAGTACATCGTGAAGAACGAGGCGTGGGCCAACGGCAAGACCGCGACCTTCATGCCCAAGCCGCTCTTCGGCGACAACGGCTCCGGCATGCACACCCACCAGAGCCTCTGGCTCAACGGTGAGCCGCTGTTCTACGACGAGACCGGCTACGCGGGTCTGTCCGACATGGCCCGCTGGTACATCGGCGGTCTGCTGCACCACGCGCCGTCGCTGCTGGCCTTCACCAACCCGACGGTCAACTCGTACCGCCGTCTGGTGCCCGGCTACGAGGCTCCGGTCAACCTGGTCTACTCGCAGCGCAACCGCTCCGCCTGCACCCGCATCCCGGTGACCGGCAGCAACGCGAAGGCCAAGCGCGTCGAGTTCCGCGTTCCGGACCCGTCGGCAAACGTCTACCTGGCCTTCTCGGCCATGATGATGGCCGGCCTGGACGGCATCAAGAGCAAGATCGAGCCGCCGACGCCGATCGACAAGGACCTCTACGACCTCCCGCCGGAGGAGTGGGGCGACGTCAAGCAGGTGCCGGGCTCGCTGCCGGCCGTGCTCGACTCGCTCGAGGCCGACCACGACTACCTGCTCGACGGCGGCGTCTTCACCCCCGACCTGATCTCCACCTGGGTCGACTGGAAGCGCGCCAACGAGGTCGACCCGGTGCGCCTGCGCCCGACCCCGCACGAGTTCGCGATGTACTACGACTGCTGA
- a CDS encoding PadR family transcriptional regulator, which yields MDTPLREPTFLILTALAGEPLHGYGLIGEVTALSDGRVTLRPGTLYGALDRLVDAGLVEVDREEVVDGRLRRYYRLSPAGDATLGAETERLRRNVEAATARLARRARTTRPITPRVAGGLA from the coding sequence ATGGACACACCCCTGCGGGAACCCACGTTCCTGATCCTCACCGCGCTCGCCGGCGAGCCGCTGCACGGCTACGGGCTGATCGGCGAGGTCACCGCCCTGTCCGACGGGCGGGTGACGCTCCGCCCGGGGACCCTCTACGGCGCGCTCGACCGGCTTGTCGACGCCGGTCTGGTCGAGGTCGACCGGGAGGAGGTGGTGGACGGTCGGCTGCGCCGCTACTACCGGCTCTCCCCCGCCGGCGACGCCACCCTGGGCGCCGAGACCGAGCGGCTCCGGCGCAACGTCGAGGCCGCCACCGCCCGGCTGGCCCGGCGCGCTCGCACCACCCGGCCGATCACCCCGCGTGTGGCCGGAGGGCTGGCATGA